The DNA window ATGCACCATCATGAGTGATGGATGGACTGGCCCGACGAGGTTGTCTATAATAAATTTCATGGTCTACTCAAAtgggaaaacaatttttttgaaatcaGTGGATGCTTCAAATAAAACCAAGGATGCAAAGTACATCGCCAAATTGTTGAAGGATGTCATAAAAGAGGTTGGGCCGTCGAATGTTGTTCATATTGTCACCGACAATGGTTCAGCCTTTGTTAAGGCTGGAGAGATAATGATAGAGTGGTATCCTATGTATTGGACTCCTTGTGCTGCACATTGCATTGATCTAATATTTGAAGATATTGGGAAGCAAGAGTCGGTGGTTAATGGCATAAATAAAGCTAGGAAATTAACCAACTACATTTACAATCATGGTTGGCTATTGGCTCAAATGAGGATCTTCTGTCAAGTAGATTTGGTCCGACACGGTGCAACTCGGTTTGCGACAAACTACATCACCATCAATAGCATCTTAAATAAGAAAACTGGGCTGAGGCAACTTTTTACAAGTGAGGAATGGTATAATAGTCAATTCAGTGAATCAGAAGAAAGGAAGAGAATTGAAAGTCGAGTCCTTGATCATAGATTCTGGGATGCCA is part of the Malus domestica chromosome 12, GDT2T_hap1 genome and encodes:
- the LOC139189874 gene encoding uncharacterized protein; translation: MEHTDTQAYVEKVKENWGVYGCTIMSDGWTGPTRLSIINFMVYSNGKTIFLKSVDASNKTKDAKYIAKLLKDVIKEVGPSNVVHIVTDNGSAFVKAGEIMIEWYPMYWTPCAAHCIDLIFEDIGKQESVVNGINKARKLTNYIYNHGWLLAQMRIFCQVDLVRHGATRFATNYITINSILNKKTGLRQLFTSEEWYNSQFSESEERKRIESRVLDHRFWDAMEGVQSIYY